A single window of Streptomyces diastaticus subsp. diastaticus DNA harbors:
- a CDS encoding SDR family oxidoreductase: MGTYAVTGSASGMGAASAARLREAGHEVVGVDLRDADVTADLGTADGRRHAADEVLRLSGGVLDGVAAVAGVGPNLPDAAAVASINYFGPVALLDALRPALERDGGGRAVVIGSNSATTVPMIDDRLVGLLLAGDEEAARAHAAGAQRSLPAALATSPSISAYATSKFALARWARLTAVTPEWARRGITLNTIAPGAVVTPLMTGSTMSEDDLDPDAFPTPMPRGIFGRPADIAFWVAQFLSPEAGFTTGALLTVDGGTDAAMRPDAQPTAMPR; the protein is encoded by the coding sequence ATGGGTACATACGCGGTCACCGGAAGCGCCTCGGGCATGGGGGCCGCCAGCGCGGCCCGGCTGCGGGAGGCGGGGCACGAGGTCGTCGGCGTCGACCTGCGGGACGCGGACGTCACCGCCGACCTCGGCACCGCCGACGGGCGCCGCCACGCCGCCGACGAGGTCCTGCGGCTGAGCGGCGGGGTCCTGGACGGCGTCGCCGCGGTGGCGGGCGTGGGCCCGAACCTGCCCGACGCGGCCGCCGTCGCCTCGATCAACTACTTCGGCCCCGTCGCGCTGCTCGACGCCCTGCGCCCCGCTCTGGAGCGCGACGGCGGCGGCCGCGCGGTGGTCATCGGCTCCAACTCGGCCACCACCGTGCCGATGATCGACGACCGCCTCGTCGGTCTGCTCCTCGCCGGTGACGAGGAGGCCGCCCGCGCCCACGCGGCCGGCGCGCAGCGCTCCCTTCCCGCCGCACTCGCCACCAGCCCCAGCATCAGCGCCTACGCCACCTCGAAGTTCGCCCTGGCCCGCTGGGCCCGGCTGACCGCTGTCACGCCCGAATGGGCCCGGCGCGGTATCACCCTCAACACCATCGCCCCCGGCGCCGTCGTCACTCCGCTGATGACCGGCTCCACCATGTCCGAGGACGACCTGGACCCGGACGCCTTCCCCACTCCGATGCCGCGCGGGATCTTCGGCCGGCCCGCCGACATCGCCTTCTGGGTCGCCCAGTTCCTCAGCCCGGAGGCCGGTTTCACCACGGGAGCGCTCCTCACCGTCGACGGCGGCACGGACGCCGCCATGCGCCCCGACGCCCAGCCCACGGCCATGCCCCGCTGA